AGTACGTTTTAGGGACTCACCCGGCGGTACTTCACGCAGTGGTGATAGGGATACCTCACGAAATTGACGAGCAACACCCTATGGCTGTCGTCACTTTGGTACCGGGTAAAACGGTAAAAATCGCGAATATTTTCGACTACATTAAATACAGACAAAGCAACAATTGTATCATTGGAAACTTATATGTTTGTTCTGATCCACAAATacttatatgtaaaatttacagGTAACAGAGCAGGAACTTATCGATCTTGTTGAAAAGAACATGCCTGATCACTGTAAACTTCGCGCAGGTGTGAAAATTCTCGATCAACTGCCGCGCACGGCTACTGGaaaaatcgcgaaaaaaaaattgctagaAATGTTTGTGCATTAAAATATGGTACACAGAGTAatgaagaaacaaaataatcgtATAAATCATGTTTcgacaaaaatgtaatttatcagaaaaaattattctcgtACCTGTTGATATCTATCTTAActcaagaataattaaaagagcaatatatttaattatataaattacaaattaaataagttaaataaaagcaaaataaaattaaatgaaaaagtttagtaatttgattataaacgCGATATACAAATGTGTCTTGTACtacgatatattttctataccTATTCATACTGTTTTCATAATCAACACGAATTTTGATTCCTTTCGAAATTGCATTCACAACATGATTTGTATGTACATTCGTGataatattctacatttttaacaCTTGTGTATTAAAGTACATGGCCTATATACGGTAACGAAAGATAGCATATAAATCGCGTTTTCgcgaaaaatgtaatttttctaaaatatttaatgaaatatctaATCGTAATATACACATAGAAAGAATACACACATTGActagaaaaattgaaagcacaaaatatctaaattaacGCCTTGCAAAAccagataaatttttagaagctattattcaaaattcgttatatgtatataaatacaaaattatttataatagtactgtatgtatataattacaaaattatttaaaacagtaaTGAAACGTAGACTAATAATGTCAAAGCAATCATTATTAAGTTAAAGACACACGACTTACactaaattttactaaaataatacaaagtgcaaattaaaatagaatttttatttgcaaaaataattgtgccACTTTTtgtgtcaaaatatttttgtctcttATCGACAATAATCTCTTTTCTCACAAAAATCcagcaatattatttcttatcacATCATTACATCAGCGATGTCTTTTCCTCCTTCCAAATTAAATGCCATCCTCCttcatttatttgtacatgtgtacaagtgtacaaagtataatttgcgtattaaacattatatatctattttttatcttctaaagcaaataatttgtatagtTTGATTTTTCGTTATAAACGGCTGTTTTACTTATTCATACCAGTCGTGGTTAATTCACACCCAAGTTTGATAGAAgcaaatcattataaaaatgtgcatACGAGAAACAGCAACAAATTGCAACAAAGTAAaaacatctaaaaataaatatcataaaagtgtATTCTATCTTTGCATctctatcaatattttatattttaaatcttaaaataactaaaaatttaaattgtacaataatatcgctttaaattgtttttgcatTGTTCTTATTCGATTAATTCTATATCTATATTCGGATATCTATTAcctttaatattcataatttcttatttcaatatccgcatttttttatacattttccataaaatctttatattatgcCGGTTTGTACTATTTAGTTAGTATGGgctattattaaattgtaaaactgttcaaaatgttattaaatttaagtatATGATGTACAATTGACCTAACAATTTTGTATCAGATACAAAAGCTCAAATTTGGGGGCACAATCAAAGACAATATCTTATTTGGACCAGAATTtccaatttataaaagtaaagtaGTCAATGTTGCTGAAATGATACTTAATACTTTAAAAAGCAAGCCATACTTTATTGGTCAGGTATTTCGACAAACAATgtttctctctatttctctctgtttgagtgaaaaagatattcaaacttaatatgtttataaaaaaaatttctctgaaGACCTAATCGAAAATTTTCTAATCTACAGATAGATGCCATTATGGGTAAACAGAATACTTATGGTGAAATATGCAAGCGCAGCATTAAGTGCGCTCTTTGGCTCAAGAGGCAAGGCGTAAAGCCGAGCGATATAATCGGTCTTTGCATCAACAATAATCTGAACGCAATCTCAATTTTGTTATGTACTTAGGCGCCATACCGAATACGTGGGACAATCAGCTTACATCAAgtatgtattttgtatttattagaCATTATTATTAGACATTactctattaaaataatcacgttatataaaaatatatgcatagcAATGTCCAAACGtaagaaatacaaattataactaaaacttatataaaatcttgtaaaattggataaatagaaatttcagaaaatatagtaaatttaGTTAAACAGTTATATTGACATTGCGTTTAAtcatataaatagaaaatctaTATGATATCAACTTCTATATTATTCGGCCttgattattcatttttatatttattcagtgACAGCAAATATCTTCTGACAGTATACAGCAAAATATCTTCTCTCGCTGACATCGCCAACGATAACCTTTACGATTTCATTATCGGCTGCGAATATAACAGAAGCAGCAAAGGagctaaaaataaatgtaaaaattgtggTCATCGACGAACTAAATGAATACGAATCGTTCGAAGATATTTTGAAGGATTACGATAGTCATAAAATCGCCGAATTCAGATGTGCGCCACTCAACATTTTGGAATGACAACAATGATGAttctataattaatgttatgctTTCATGATAATTCCCTAGATAACTTTGCTTGCTGTTGACCCGTTCCAACTAATACGATTTATTAAGACTGATTTACTGGAAAAGTATCGATTACAAACACTAAAGCTTATTATTGTTTACGGTTCTATGTTTGAAAAGCATTATCAAGAAGAACTGGCTAAGAAGTTATCACATATTACCATAATTAATCTTTACGGTAAAtcacaattaaaaaacaaaaaaaaatgctaacaataagtgtagtattacttattttctcaaaatctatttatgtaaatctaaattaataatattaaagtttatatctgattaattttcaaaatattattattatcattattatcattatattaacttctaattctttcttaaatcaattctaatattagttataatattaatctaatttaacattttaaaactatttaaattacaattaaatatgctAAATATTGCtgctttaaaataatgctTTGTATTCACATAATTAgcgaaatttattaagatcttttaaaataaaataatagtaactATGAAAATATGTATCCAAAGATTTGTCCAAAGAtgatttgaattattaattatacaatattttcttgttaacATTGCGTTATATCACAtcaaaattactattattatgcATCATCTTAGGATCTATTGATGCAGGAGGAACCATTACAGTACAGAACAAGTATAGCAAGCCAGGATCTATTGGTTTCCCGAGCCTTAACATCTGCATCAAGATAGTGGATGAAACCAGAAAAGCTTTAGAAACTAATAAAGTTGTCGAAATATGCGTTAAAGGGCCCTATGTAATGAACGAGTATCAAAAATCCTGAAGCGACCAAACGAGCTTTCGATTCTGATGGTATGTATTTTGATTGCAGTCAactatattaacatatatcgttagatatcttttagaaGAAAGGAATATACAACGAATTGTGCAGTAGGCAAACTTTGCCATAGACAGATAATTTAAacgaacaaataatttaaagaatttttaaatattttagttatgcACCGGCGACATGGGATACTATGACAAAGATGGGGAATTTTTTCTTATCGACAAAATATCCGAGTTTATCATTTTCAGGTGAACCAATGTTTCACCAGCGGAAATCGAGACTGTTTTACTGACTCATCCTGCTATATTTCAAGTGGCAATAATAGGAATACCTCATGAAATTGATGGGCAACATCCAATCGTCTCTCTGATGCCAGGCAAAACGATAAATATCGTGAACATTTTTTGAGTACACTAGACACAAAAACAACTACgatcatttaaaattcatatcATGTGTTGTCAAATATGAGATATGAAAAGCATTCGCTTCTCAAATATTTGACTTACAGGTAACAGAACAGGGGCTTATCAGTTTAGTGGAGAAGAACTTGCCTAATCATTGTAAACTACGCGCTGGCGtcaaatttcttgataaattgCCGCGCACGCCTACTGGCAAAATCGCGAAGAAACAGCTACGAAATATGTTTGTGAATTGAGTATGACGAACTATGTACAGTAGTGAAGTATCGCATTGCATAAAttgtaactttattaaaattataaatttttaaaaagtttaaaataatagctgatagtattttgaaaaaatatgtaaaaatttctgTAAACAATgtgtaaaactttaaattctaCAGAATCAACTAACATCTTATTAAAAGGCTTTAGAAGATATGGAACTCTTATCCTGTAATGTTATCAAATTCATTCaattaatgttacatttagTACATTTAAATCCAAAATACCTATGAAAAGATGATAATTTCTTAGCTAGTTCTCAGTGATGTTGAAAGttcatgaataaaaaatttcccgAACTTAGCGGCAATTTTTGagtaatattatgaaattgcATTATCAAGTATaatatacagaaaaaaatgttttccattgtattgttttgaataatttgtaagttagaaacgtatataatgtatagctttttcatttttctattttaacgACTTTCTGTATTTTGTTTTCAGGAGaacgaatttattttattcttcctTTATTAACtcttcttaattatttatttattcttccttaaattcttattttctattataagaAACGATTACACTATAAAAGcatctaaatatatttataccaaaaacaaaaataaatggcCATAAATCGATAATCCCTGCATCGGCATAATTCCTGCAACATCTAGcgttgaataataaaaaaagcattctAAAAGTTTTTTCTTATCATAGATTATCCCCTCTTTTTGTAAGAACACTGATATTGCATatgatattctattttttcgaGATAACTCCCCACTCTTCACAAAACAATTTCGTCTTATTTTCTTTCCTCTTTATCTAAAAAAGCCTACAAGTTAGAAATACATACAATACTGCACAACCAATACTGTGTGTTATTGCCGTTATCTTTCTCAGTGGGAAAGAtaataacgtaataaaaataaaaactagcTGATTTGACTTTTCGTCTGAGATCTGAGTTGCAGTTTCATTTAAGCATTCGTATCGTTTAGCTGGATCGTTTGGCTGCTACAAAATAGACAAagttgttataaaaatgtacgagCAAGAAACAGCAACTGATAATACCAAGGTACAAAAACActtaatatatatcataaaactaCATTTTATTCTTGCATCTATTAGAACcctagattttttaaatctagttaattattcacttaaacagttaattatctttattagcatataaaatatataatttatatttctaataattgtatttatctaacacacacacaatttctatttttcttttgtaaaaattattagagtaTATTAAGTTTTCCAaacaattattacatatataaattgttaaactatatttatttcataaaattttgtatcagGTACAAAGTTCCAAATTCAAGGGAACTATCaaagacaatattttaatagggCCAGAATGTCCTATATATAGAGGAAATGTCACTATCAGTGAAACGATACTCAATACTTTTAAAAGCAAACCAGATTTCGTCGGTCAGGTATTTCAACATCAACATTATGTATATCTTTGTTAATTCCACGTCCttcaagtataaaatttaaatcttctaattcatattttattacataaaaaattacataaaaaattacgcaTGATTGCAACTGACTGAAACATGACTGAAATTTGTTGCAAGAGAAGACAGtctaattttctatttttcttagaTTGATGCCATTACGGGTAAACATAACACTTTCGGCGAAATGAGTGAACGCAGCATTAAATGCGCTCTTTGGTTAAAGAAACAGGGTGTAAAGCCGGGTGATGTAATTGGCTTTTGCACCGACAATAATCTCGACTCGATCTTAGCTTTATTAGGTACAATGTACTTAGGTGCCATATATAATACGTGGGACCACAAACTTTCTCCAAGTAAgcaattttgctttttattactattctGTAATTCTACTAATTGGccataatatacaaaaatatatgtattacttcatgctttttttcataaatgtacaatattactaaaaattatatagttttataaagttaaaaaaatataaagtttaggAAATATTAGcagtaaatttaaaacattcatgacaaatattagaaattaatattttaatatctttgattatttcagaaattaaaaaaatctatttcaaacattttccATTACTCGATCAGTTAATTATCTactatttattgattatttatttgatcatttttattttgcatttgttcAGTgacagcaaaatatttcctcTCCCTGACATCGCCAacaataattttctcaattccgtTATCGGCCGCAAGTTTAACGGAAGCCGCAAAggaactaaaaataaatgtgaaaatagtGGTTTTCGACAAGCTAGATGGATACGAATCGTTCGAAGACATCTTGAAAAATCACGATAGTCGCGAGATCACTGAATTCAAATGTGCACCACTCAACAACCTAGACGAGATTGCTTTGATCGTTCTTTCTTCAGGTACTACAGGTATGCCAAAGGCTACTGAGATCTCACATTCTTCTATCATCCAAAATTGCATGCCTCCCGAGAAAATCAAAGACGTAGAAGGCCACATTTTTCTGCTTACATCAACAATACGTTGGCAGCATGGTGTGACGCAAATATTAAGAGCTATCTTGGCGTACTCCACCAGAATTGTTTTACCAGATATTGCGGCAGACGGGGCAGAGGGTGCAAATGACGATGTATTTTGCGATATCGTCCAAAAATATGGAGTAAGTAGAATAATTCTTAGTCGACCAGTTATTtttgaagttatttttaaaatgacatGTGAGATAATTAATTGAGTGAGGTAATTTCAATAACTAATGTCATTCGTGATCTCCAGATAACTTTACTTGCTGTTGATCCGTTCTTGTTAATTCGATTCATTAAGACTGATTTATTGGAAAGGTATCAATTACCAACCGTAAagaagatatttatttctggttcaatatttcgaaaacaGCATCAAGAAGAAGTGGCTAAGAAATTACCACATGTTCTCATACTTAATGTTTACGGTAAATAACAAGTTTAAAGtttcagtttaaaataaaacagaatattaatttctattttctccTCGAACCTGTGTAAATCTTTTAAGAATTGATAgcgttaaaatttatatgcaattaatttttaacattattatattattattatattaattatattctctaATTCAATTTTGCTAAATTACACAGTTTTCACATTaatgatacaaataatttaaccaCTTTTTTCACTTACGTCGCATCACATCATATCATAATTgttactattaataaatatatacattggATCTATCAATTCTTAGGATCTACCGATGCAGGAGGTGTACTGACTCAGCAAAACAAATATAGCAAACCGGGATCTATTGGTTTTGTGATTTCTAACGTCCGTATGAAAGTGGCAAATGTGGAAACTGGGAAAGCTTTAGAAGCTAATAAAGTTGGGGAATTACGCGTTAAAGTGCCATTTGTAATGAACGGATATCATAAAGATCCTGAAGCAACCAAACGAACTTTCGATTCTGATGGTATGTATTTTGATTGCAGTTAGCAATACTAACATATATCGCTAGatatattttagaagaaaGGAATATACAACGAATTGTGGAATAGGCAGACTTTGCCGTAAACAGATAGTTTAAacgaacaaataatttatagtttttaaatattttaggtTGGTTATGCACCGGCGACATGGGATACTATGACGAAGACGGGGAACTTTTTGTCATCGACAGGATATCcgagtttattatttttaggtCAATCAATGTTTCACCCGCAGAAATTGAGACTGTATTATACACTCATCCCGCAGTATTTCAAGCAGTGGTGATAGGAAAACCTCATGAAATCGATGGACAACATCCAATGGCTGCCGTCTCTCTAATGCCAGGCAAAACGGTAAACACCTTAAACATTTCTGAGTATACCAGATATCACAACAGctatgattatttaaaattcatgtTTGTTGTCGCAAATATTGTATTCGTTTGATATTTGACTTGTAGGTATCGGAGCAGGAACTTATCAGTTTTGTGGAAAAAAACCTGCCTGATCATTGTAAACTTCGCGCTGGtgttaaatttcttaataaattgcCGCGCACGACTACTGGCAAAATCTCGAAGAAGCAGCTACGAGATATGTTTGTGAATTAACTATGACAAActataaactatataatatataatatatattatagcttagcaaaaattataaatttttataaaaagtttaaagtaataatgcaattaaacaCGTAGTTCAATCAAGCTCGTCAATCATAACTATCAgtaatatcgataatttaacaaacattattttcacaaCTGTGCACTTAGAATTTCCCTCACGAAATGTTTTCATCTAAAATTTTCCTCGCGTGTACTTAGCGCATTACTGGCCCCGATTCTTTTTAACTGACTAGCACGATGCCGTGACGTGCCTTTCAGGCAAACAATACCGAGGCATCAAGAACGTCTACGCGCTTCATCCGCCGAATACAATATTCCAACAAGCCGTTTCGTGGCCATGCCGGTTAGTGAAACAAGATTGTTACGCCCGCCTGCTGTTGCTGTCAGCAACATTTTCCGTTCAAATACGGAATTTCCGCTGCTTCCTTAGCGTGTAAAACAAGTCCTAAAATTTGGACGCAGATGATAGAGATTACGTTCGCTCGTCGCATCAGATATTCTTTAACCATAAAAGAACAATAAGAACTATTGTACAGAACTTTgagagaataaatatattagtaaatcttataattataaatattagataaaataatataaactacttaaaaatttttctacataaaaatttgtaaaattgaaatattttactttttaatcgtaaatgaataacattattctactataattatgaataattaaatttatatggatcaaaatttataataaattatttgagcattatttaaattcagtAGAATAAAACCAtctgagaaattaaatttctcgaaATTATACACAAAGTAATTTgagaattgataataatatgtgtaaataatctatataatattattagtacGCGATATGATTAAGCATAAAATgttaaacagaaaaatattaacttgaatattttcgaaattgttATCTGTGATAAAATAGGTATGCGTTGTATGATAACAGTATCAGCATTATTTGCTCCGCAAAAACAATTTGTGATATCATGTCAATATAGAGCGTAGTGATGCGTTTGTgataactattatttaatcagaaaaaattaagcaaactaataatttgtttaattaatatttaaatcgtGAATAACACTTCCTCACAAAATTTAAGGAAATATCATTTTAcgatcttttaatttatctcgTTAAGGACGCAATAAATCAATACTCAGAATTACAATACGTATTTTATCTCTGATAACAATCGTTCTATGCTTCGTAAAGTcatacaatacaataataatacaatgatTTCGTTTAAAGAGATCTCTCTCGTTTAGTCTGTTCAATAGATCTTCGATTGTACtaacaaaattatgttatcTTTCTATAATGCCTTCATTATCGCAACATTGTTGTCGATTGGATTATCAA
This window of the Linepithema humile isolate Giens D197 chromosome 1, Lhum_UNIL_v1.0, whole genome shotgun sequence genome carries:
- the LOC105672000 gene encoding uncharacterized protein, producing the protein MDSNKMETETLDYQDVVRKFRIENNILIGHELPINRKPINMSEVLLNVLKSKPNCVGQIDAVTGKAHTFADMTERSIKCALWLKKQGVKPNDVVGLCTDNHLDAIIIMLGTMYIGAISNTGDYKLSLITAQYFLSQTSPTIMFVVSSSAASVTEAVKKLKLNTKIVVLEETNGYESLEDVLKGHGSNEIAEFQCAPVSKPDEIALLVSSSGTTGMPKITEISHFSLYTCLLPEKITEMKDHVCIWLPTLRWHYGVQLAFQAIMAYSTRIVASDCNDDVVAYCEFIEKYKITFFSSDPCILIRLVKTDLLEKYRLSTLKIIEVSGAPFGKEYHKALAEKLPHSLILNGYGLTDTGGDVSVQVKGCKPGSIGFVAPNVRIKIIDIETEKLLGANQTGELRVKLPCVMNGYYKNPEATKRAFDSDSKYLQCFIGKMSLYWLRTGDLGYYDEDGEVYIIDRISEFINSASINVSPAEIEYVLGTHPAVLHAVVIGIPHEIDEQHPMAVVTLVPGKTVTEQELIDLVEKNMPDHCKLRAGSIDAGGTITVQNKYSKPGSIGFPSLNICIKIVDETRKALETNKVVEICVKGPYVTEQGLISLVEKNLPNHSGSFGCYKIDKVVIKMYEQETATDNTKVQSSKFKGTIKDNILIGPECPIYRGNVTISETILNTFKSKPDFVGQIDAITGKHNTFGEMSERSIKCALWLKKQGVKPGDVIGFCTDNNLDSILALLGTMYLGAIYNTWDHKLSPMTAKYFLSLTSPTIIFSIPLSAASLTEAAKELKINVKIVVFDKLDGYESFEDILKNHDSREITEFKCAPLNNLDEIALIVLSSGTTGMPKATEISHSSIIQNCMPPEKIKDVEGHIFLLTSTIRWQHGVTQILRAILAYSTRIVLPDIAADGAEGANDDVFCDIVQKYGITLLAVDPFLLIRFIKTDLLERYQLPTVKKIFISGSIFRKQHQEEVAKKLPHVLILNVYGSTDAGGVLTQQNKYSKPGSIGFVISNVRMKVANVETGKALEANKVGELRVKVPFVMNGYHKDPEATKRTFDSDGWLCTGDMGYYDEDGELFVIDRISEFIIFRSINVSPAEIETVLYTHPAVFQAVVIGKPHEIDGQHPMAAVSLMPGKTVSEQELISFVEKNLPDHCKLRAGVKFLNKLPRTTTGKISKKQLRDMFVN